The genome window AAGCGGTTGATCTGCGCGATGCGGTCAGCCATCGCAACGCTCCACCGGCGCGAGGTCAGCTCCTTGAGCCGAACCTTCAGGCGTTCGACCGCCTTCGGGTCGACCCGGACCCTGACCTTCCCACCCCGGACAAAGTAGAAGCCGAACCCCAGCATCGTCATGACGGAAGCTGGGACCACCTTCGACTTCACCCGGTTGACCTTCAGTTTCAGCCGCTGCTCGACCACGGCCGTGACCGAGTCGAGCACCCTCTGAGCAGCCCGCTTGCTCCGCACGAAGATCCGCAGATCGTCGGCGTAACGTGCGAACCGGTGACCGCGCCTGAACAGTTCCCGGTCCAGGTCGTCGAGCATGATGTTCGACAGGACGGGCGAGAGCGGGGAGCCCTGCGGGGTCCCCTCCCTGCCCGGCGTCTTCACGCCGTCCACCATGACCCCGGCTTCCAGATACCTGCGAACCAGCTTCAGGACCCTGCGGTCAGTGACCTTGCGCGCGACCCGTGCCATCAGGACATCGTGCTGGACCCGGTCGAAGAACCGGTCCAGATCAAGGTCCACGACCCACCGGTTGCCGTCCTCGATGGCACGCCGCGCGACCCTGACCGCCTGATGGGCGGACCGGCCGGGACGGAACCCGAAGGACGACCCCGAAAAACCAGGGTCGAAAATGGGCACGAGCACCTGCGCGACGGCCTGCTGGATCAAGCGGTCCAGCACCCGCGGCACCCCCAGCATCCGCTCACCGCCGCCAGGCTTCGGGATGATCACCTGACGGACCGGCGCCGGCCGGTAGATGCCCGCATCGAGTTCGGCCCGGACCTCGGGCCAGTGCACCGCGATCCACGGCCTGAGTTCGGCCGTGGTCATACCGTCCACCCCGGGAGCACCCCGGTTCACCTCGACACGGTTGAGCGCCGCGAGCAGGTTCTCCTTCGAGAGCATCAACTCCCAAAGCGAGGAACGCTGTTCGCGGTGAACGTCCTCCGTGGAGTGCGCCGACCGGCCACTACGCTCCGCCGTGGGCTCCGCCGGATGCACCGGCTCCTCCCCCCGCGGCACCGCCGAAGCAGTGTTGCTGCGGTCCCTGTGACCAGCACGAGCAACCACCACATCACCCGTTCCACTCGATGTTCAGCCCTTCCCAGCCACCGTGCCCATCCCGGCTGGTACTACGGCCTCTGCTGACTTCTGCCCGGTCAGCCCGCACCTTCCAGCACGGACCGTCGGCGCGGCGACATCTTCAGCACAACCGACACCCGGACAGATCTCCCCAGGTAAGAACGATCACTGTCCCTGGATCCCCGCCGCGTCTACGCACTGGCCTTCTTGGCAGTGACGGGCTTCACCTTCGCGTGCAGGCTCACCCGACCAGTACGCCTCATACACGGTTCGTGTTCCTCGGTACCCAGGTCTCGCCTCGGGCTTCCTCCAGACCCCACCTCACGATGACGCCCTTGCCTCCGGCTCGGGGTTAGCACCACCTCTTCCCCCAGGGGACTTCCACCCCCAAGCAACCGCCCATGCTGGGCGCACACACAAGAGCGGCCCACCACGTGTATCAGGTGGGCCGCTCTCGGTCTCTCAGGCGGGACCGGGATCGAAGATCTCGTGTCCACCAACCCGGCGCCAGATAACGTGCGGCTCACCTTGGCGGAGTTCATCTCCGTACTGCCAGGTGGCGCGCCCGTCAGGCGCCCAAGTCATTTCCATGATGGGACGATCGCCGTCAGGGAGCCTGACTCCCTGTACCGGCTTGACCCGGAGGCCGGGCCGAAACTGCCCAGTCGCGACATCCGGTACGAACTTCTTCCGGACGGCGTCCTCGAACCGCTCTCGCTCCTGCGGAAGGAGCTTCTTGAAATCGCGGTCGAAGCGGGCAGTCGTCGCGAAAGTCGGCAATAGGGCCTCCGGCGGGTCGGGGTCAGCTCTCCTTGTCGAGGTGCGCGAACATGCCGTCCACGTCCTCGTGACGGGTTGTGCGCCCAGCCGCGATGTCCTCGCTGGCCTCGCGCTCACCCGCCTGCCACCGCTCCGCCCAGAACCATGCCTGATCGGTGCGGATCTTCCTCAGCCCGTGAACCTCGACGACTCCGGCGTCGTTGATCTCGAACTCAAGCTCGTCACCTGGGGAGACCCCCAGCGCCTCGCGTACGCCTGCGGGCAGCGTCAGCTGCCCCTTGTCGCGCACGCTGGCCTGGAACGTAGCCGCAGCCATGGATGACCTCCCACTCTCACCTTCCATGTCTTCTCCACTACTCAGACTACCCAGGATTTAGTTAAATTGCGACTCTGCGACTCTCCAACTTTGTAACTTTCTCACAGTCTACCATCGCCGGTAGTAGCCAAGGGCCCCAGGCGCGCGGTACGAGCCGGCTGTGGCCTCGGCGGTCGCCGGATCCCCATCGAGGTCCCGGCATGGGGAGTCAACAGAGCGACCGGAGGTAGCCCGTTCAGCAAGAGGAGCTCCGACAGGCCCACGCGCGCGAGCGGACAGGCCGATCCCAACACCCTCTTCAGACGAACATGGCAGCCAAATCCCCTGATACCAGGACCGGCGGGCGTCCGCTCTGCCCATAGCCCAGGGGGATGTCCGCGTCGGGGAACCACAGGTCGCACTGGGCCAGCTCACCGGGCCGATAGACCGTGCGCGAGACCGGATCGATGGGGACATAGGCCGGCCGCAGTTCCCGGATCCGGTCCTCGAGGATGGTCATGCCCCTCTCCCAGCCGATCCGCTCGGCGATCACCGTCGCGGGCATCGTCGGGGTCTCCCGCAGCAGTTCCCGGATCTGCACGTCGACCGCGTCGACGGCCGAGCCTTTGGCCGGCCGCCGGTACTGCGGCGGCCGGTCGCTGGCCAGGGCACGCTTGACGGTGTTCTTCGAGATGCCCAGATGCCGTGCGATGGCCCTGATCGGCATCTGCTCGGCCCGGTGTAGCCGACGGATCTCTGCCCAGTCCTCCACGAGGATCACCTTCCCTCCTGCCCTTGATCACCAAGGCCAGAGTCAGACGAAGATCACCAAGTGGGTCAGTTTTGATCCGCCGTCAGAGGGTCAGCGTTCGGGTTCTGGATCACTTTCCGTGCAGCACTGACGGACGGTCACGGGCCCGCCCCGGTCGCCGTACGGTCACCCGGCCAGGAGGACGCGCTTGCGGAGCAGGGCCAAGCCCGCGCGGCCGAACATCTGCCGCTTCAGCATCTTGATCCGGTTCACCTGCCCCTCCACCGCTCCCGAGCTGAACGGCAAGGTCAGCCCCGCCTCCACCGCCCGCAGATCACATCCGATCCCGTTCACGAACGACAGCAGCTCAGGCAGGCTGCTGGCTTTCACGCTGTCGATCCAGGTCCCGAGCTTCTCGCCGGCACGCGCGTTCATCATCTCGGCGAAGGCCCGGACATGCTCAGCGGTGGCGTTGAGCTCGGGGCACCGGGCCAGGATGTCCTTGAGCCGCAGGGTCTCGTCCTGGGTGAGGTTGTCGGGGTGCCGAGCGATCCAGCTGGTCACGTCCCGGACCGACGGGGGCCGCCTCCGGTCGGCGGGCTTGGCCCCGGCACGCAAGGGTTTGAGATAGTCGCGGACGACCGAGTAACCGCCGCGGAAGCCCGCAGCCGTGATCTCGTCGGAGAGCTTCTTGGCGCTGGTGCAGCCCTCTTGCCACCGCTGGTGGAGGTAGGGCTTGTAGTCATCGAGGATGCTCGCACGGCCCTGCCATTTGCCCTCGCTCAGCTCCTCGGCCGTGTCCGCGCGGGCGAACTTGCGCACGGTATTGCGGGCCAGGCCGAGCTCGCGGCTGATTGCACGCAGGGTGAGCCCTTTACCGATCAGGGCGTGTATCTCCTGATGGCGGTCGCGGGTGCGGTCGGCGCAACGGTGGGCGCTCCGTTCCGCCTTCGCGGCCTCGGTGATCTTCTCCAACTCGGCGGTCGCAGCGGCGGACGCCTCGGGACTGGGCGCTGGTTCGGGGGCCCGCAGCTGAGTGGAGTGCCTGGCCACGCAGCGTTCCACGGCTTCGGTGAGGTTGTGGTAAAGGTGCCAGCGGTCTGCGACTTGCACGGCATCGGGGGCTCCGAGGCGGGCGCCTTCGGCGTAGCCGCTGGCGCGGTCCCGGCAGATGATCTCGACGCCGGGGTGGTCGGCCAGCCAGCGGGCCAGGGTCGCCGATTCGCGGTCAGGAAGCAGGTCGATCGGGCGGCGGGTCTCGACGTCGATCAGCACAGTGCCGTAGACGTGGCCCTTACGCAGGGCGAAGTCGTCGACGCCGAGCACGCGCGGCGTCATGGTCGGCGGATCGGGCAGGGCCCGGATCAACCGCAACAGAGTGGAACGGCTGACGTCGGCGCTCAGCACTTCGGCCAGCCTGGCGCCGGCTCGTCCGGCCAACATCAGCGCGACCACCTGCAAGACGTTGTGCAGCCGCTGACTGCGCCGCCCGTGCCGGAAGGTGAGTCCGTTGATCTGCTCGACGAACGTCGCTCGGGGGCAAGCCGCGACCGGGCAGCGGAAACGCCGGACTTGCAGGTGCACGACCACCGGCCGCCCACCCACCGCAGCGTCCGCCAAGCGACGCTCGTAACCGCTGTGGACCCGCCGTGATGTTGCCCCGCAGCTCGGGCAGGCGGCGTCACCCGCGCGTGCACGGGCCGTCACGGTGATCGCTTCCTCACTCAGCCCGACATCGTCGACCCGCAGGCCGTCCAGGTCGGCGAACAGGACATCCTCCACCTCTATGTCACTCACAGACCTGGATCGTCAGGTATACGGCGATGACGGCGCAGGGAAGCACCGAAAGTGATCACAAGTCGTCGCTGTCGTTCGTGAACGGGATCGGATGTGATCTGCGGGCGGTGGAGGCGGGGCTGACCTTGCCGTTCAGCTCGGGAGCGGTGGAGGGGCAGGTGAACCGGATCAAGATGCTGAAGCGGCAGATGTTCGGCCGCGCGGGCTTGGCCCTGCTCCGCAAGCGCGTCCTCCTGGCCGGGTGACCGTACGGCGACCGGGGCGGGCCCGTGACCGTCCGTCAGTGCTGCACGGAAAGTGATCCAGAACCAGCGTTCGGCCGTCGTCGAGACTCGCGTGCACCAGTGCCCGCTCCCCTTGAGCGAGAAGCATTCCGGGCGCGTGAGCGATGCGTGAGCGGATAGTCCGGCACGAGGTGTCAACGAGCAGGATTGAGCACGAGGCGGCGTGGCGCTGACCAGGTGCAACAGCCCCACGCGGCAGTCTCCGGCACCACCCGGCAAGGATTCGATCCCACTCCTAAAGCGGGTGTCGCAGGTTCGAATCCTGCCGGGGGCACCGCCTGCGTAGCGGGTCAGAGGGTTGCAGGCCCCCGTTCTGTTCGGACGGGGGTCTTCTACTCCAGCAGTACTTCCTCATGTCTGGAGTTCGTAAAGAGTCCACGTCCCCATGCGAATCCGTCGGGGAGCAGCCTGGGCAGGCGGGGACCCCGAGGAGGCCGAGCCGCGCCGGGCGAGATCTGACATACTCGAAGTATGGCAACTCGGAAGATCACCATCACCGTGCCGGAAGAGCTGGTGGAATCGATCAAAGAGCGCGTCGATGCGCGCGGTGTGTCCGGCTACATCGCGGCTGCCGCCGCTCATCAGGACGCCATGGACCGACTGCGCGAACTGGCCGAACGTCTCGAAGAAGAGCACGGCGCCGTGACGGACGACGAGCAGCAAGCAGCGCTGGACCGCATCGCCGCGATTGACGGCTGGCATGACGAACAGCGGCCCAGTTCGGACGAGGCCGCGTGAGCCACACCGCCCGAGCGAAGCTGCACCGGCCGCGGCAGAGAGTCTTCGTGTTCGACTCCGAGGCTCTCTCCAGGGCGGTTCAGGGCGATCGGGAGGTGGCCGCGCTGATCAAGACGGCTCCGCGGTTGGACATCCCGATCGTCACCTCCTCGCTCACGACCTTGGAGGCGTGGGACCCTCGCGAAACGTCGAAGCAGGCACTGTGGACCTGGACGCTGTCCCGGATCCGCATCGTGCACACGGACGACCAGGTGATCGCCATGGCGCGCGACATGCTGAAGGCAGCCGGCCTGCACGGGCGCAAGTACGCCATCGACGCCGTTCTGGCGGCTGTGGCCGGGCTTGAAGCCATGCGGGGAGCTCAGGCAACCGTCTTCACCTCCGACACCGACGACATGAATCAGCTCCTCGCGGGACACCCCGTCCGAGTGGAGAAAGTCTGACGAGACGCCGCCCACCCAGCCGGGGGCACCGATCGAAAGGCCCCGGACCGACCAGGGATGCTGTTGGTTAATCCGGGGCTTGCCTACTTCGCCCCGTCGATCGTTTGATCGGCGGGGCGAAGTGCTGCGAAGTGGCTGGTGCGAGTGAGGGCTCGTGGTTGGCCGGTGAGGTGGGCGTCGATGCGGGCGAGGTTGATCGCGGCGCCGGTGAGCTGGTGCTGGAGGCTGGTCTTCGCGAGGCCTCGGTAGCGGGATCCGCGCAGACCGCAGCGCCCGACGGCCTGGGAGATGGTGCCCTCGGCACCGGCACGGATCTTGTACCGCTCCTTCCAGGCATCGGTTCGCTGCTCGGCTCGGGCCGTGCGGACGGTTTCGTGTTCTTCGCGGCCCTGCCGGAGGTTGAGCTCGCGGCGCTGGGCTGTGGGTGAGTTGACGCAGTCACGCAGGTGAGGGCAGGGGCGGCAGTCGGCCGGGCTGAATCGGACCCGGATGACGGGCAGGTTCTGCTGGGAACGCCGCTCGGCCCACTGCGTACTGACGACGCTGTTGGGGCAGGTCACCTGTTCGCGGTCCCAGTCGATGGTGAAGGCGTCCTGCCCGAAAGGGCCGTCGGCCGATGCCGCGGTGTCGGCGGCCATCGGCCCGTGCGGGACGACTCCGTGTTCGCGGCGGGCGGTCACGACCTGGCCGGTGGTGGGATATCCGGCATCGACCCAGTGCTCACCGGGCAGGCAGTCCCGCATCGCAGGCCCTTCTCCCGGGCCGCGGCCAGGATGCCGTCCAGCATCCGCCGCCCGGCGTCAGCCTCCACCAGCCGGTCCCGGAACTCCGACAGCACCGAGAAGTCGAACCCCGGATCGTCGAGCTGAAGGCCGAGCGCGTACTTGAAGCCGATCCTGGCCCGGACCGCTTCCGCGGCCTGCCGGTCGGTGAGCCCTTCGACGAACTGCAACACCAGGACCAGCGCGAGCCGACCCGGTGACCAGGCAGGCCTGCCCCGCACCGGGAACAGATCCACGAACTCCTCGTCCGTGAACAGCGACCCCAGTTCGTCCCGCACCCGGATCGCCAGGCTCCCCTTCGGGAACGCGGCCCGCGCCACCCGCACCGTCTCCGCCGGGATCTCTCCAGATCCCTTCGGCTGCATCGACATCCGCACCCACCCCATACGACAACGTCGGCCTTCAAGACCACAACCGGGTCTTGAAGGCCGACGTCACGCCAGGCCCCGGATTAACCAACCGCATCCGACCTTGGTCCGGGGCCTTTGGCGTTCGCTTCTGACATCGGCGAGGGCGGTCAGTCGCAGCCGGGCGGCTCTTGAGCGGGCGATCCACGTGGGTGGGGGTGAGGGTGAGGGTGGCGGTGCCGGGGGCTTTCGGTGGGTGGGCGGTCGTCCGTCTCAGGGGGGTGGCATCCCAGGTGGGCATCCCAGGCTTCGGTGTTTCCGCAGGTCACCGGGTTGGGATTGTTCCGCTGTTGCGGGTGGGGTGGCGGCTGTTGTCCCGGGTCGGCGGGGCGTCCGATGCTACGGCTGTCGCACCGGCTGAAGCGGCCGGCCGCCCGGCGGCACCACGGCGCTCCGGCTCGCCCGTCCACCGTTTCACCGTTTCACCGTTTCACCGTTTCACCGTTTCACCGTTTCATTTATCTACTGAACAGAAGAGGAATACGCAGATGAACGTGAAGTCCCTTGCCGGTCGCCGTGCGGCCGTGGCTGCGGGTCTTGTGTTGGCGCTCGGTTGTGGTGTGTCGGCGCAGGCCTCCGCCACCGGTGGCAGTGGTGGCGGTGTGGCCAAGGGCGGCGTTGCCGTCTGTGACCAGAGGGTGCTCGGGGTGTCTGCCAGCAAGGAGCCCGCGGACAGTGCGGATGCCAGGCATCTCCTTCTCACCGTTCAGAACACCGGTGACAAGAAGTGCGACCTCTACCGCTACCCCCTCGTGCGGCTCGGCGACGGTCGGAAGACGGCCCGTGTGATCGCGGAGAGCGACCCGCACCCGGGGGTTCCCGTCACCCTCGCTCCGGGTGAGGAGGGGTACGCCGGTCTGGTCGTCAACGGCCCCATGGACGAGTACGAGGCCAAGAGCATCACCCTCGGCCTCCAGGGGCGCAAGGCCGGCAGCAGCGTGGGCAAGCCGATCGACGTCCCCATGCCCGTGGAGACGTTGTACGCCAACGACTTCCAGCGCGTCACCTACTGGACGACCGCTCCCGGATTCGCCCTGGATTTCATCATGTCGAGGTGACGGGCCCCGATCGGGACCGCTTCCGGCAGATCCGCCGCCTGTCACGGGCGGACTGCAACATTCACGTCATTCTTGATTCTTGGAGGTCTGATGAAGCCCGTCATCCGTAAGGTCGCAAGCTTCGCGGGGGTGAGCCTGGCCGTCGCGGTCATGGCCATGAGCGGTGCGTCCGCGGCCCACGCGGAGTCCCCCACCCAGGGCTGCCCCTACCCCTACGTCTGCTTCTACGTGGACAACGGGGCCCTGATCGCGGGCAATCCGCTCTCGAAGTACAAGGACGTCACCAGTGGCTATCAGGCGGTCACGCCCCGGCCGCACTACGGGGTCCTGAACACCCGGAACGACGACGTGGTGCACCTGCGGCTCCAGAGCGGGGGCTCGATCTGCCTCGGGCCGAACACCCAGACCGTGTTCAGCAGTTCCTACATCGTCAACGGGATACGGATATCCAGCAGTTCCAGGTGCTGAATGCGCGGGAATGCCGGGCGGGTGGCGCGCGTGATCGCGTCCGCCGTCCGCCGGGCGCCGGGCGGCCCCGGTGGTCTCGTCGTGTTGCCTCGTCGAGTTGCCTCGTCAGGCGCCGTCGCCGGTTTCCCCCTCCTCGTAGACGGTGGTCATGGGCACCCAGCCGGCGGGGTCGCGGTACCAGTAGTGCGGTAGGCCCTTGATGTCGGTGGTACGGAACGGGCGGCCGTGGTCGTCGATGCGTACCGTGCCGGTCCGGCCCTGTGAGGACCAGTCGAGTTCCACGTACCAGTCGCAGGTGCAGGAATCGGTGCGCGCGGAGAGCAGCAGGACCTCCGGCTCCTGCAGCGACACCTGGTACGGGAAGTCGATCGCGGGGCTCGGCCTGTCCGTCTCGTTGCCGGGAATCGAACGGGCCAGGGGGCGGCGCGCGTCCAGGTCCACGGAGAAGTGGCGGGGGATGAGGATCGCGCCGCAGCCTTCGTACATGGAGTACGCGATGCCTCGGCGGGCAGCGGGGGTCGTGCGGTCGACCACCCGTACATGCAGTGCCTCCAGGACGACGGCTGCGGAGCCGCGTCCCTGCACCGAGATCCGCAGATGGGTGGTGCGCCCGTGCACCGCCCCCAGGGACGAGGCCCAGGCCGCCGCGTCCTGTGGGGCCGGGGGCGGCGGGACCTGCTGCGGTGGCTTGGCTACGACGTAGTCGTGGTCGCATTCGGGTCGCCAGATGTGGGAGTTGGCCGTCCAGGTGAGTGGGGCCGTCGGGGGCGCCCCTGTGTCTGCGCTCTCCCTGTTCTCCTGCTGGCTGGCACCGCCCGTGAGCGATGCCGAGGGCTTTGGTGTGGTGCGGTCCGAGGCCGATGATTCGCCGCCGGTGGAGGGGGTGCCCGCAGAGGGGGATCCGGCGGAGGGGTGCGGGCTGTCGCCGTTGTGTGTGGGCGATGCCGAGGGGCCTGGTGCGGTGCGGGCTGAGGCCGTCGACTCGCCGTCGCCCGAGGGGGGTCCGGCAGCGGATGCGGTCAGGCCGGTGAGTGCGACGGCGAGCGAGGCCGCCAGTGTTATCGATCGCATGAGCCGTCGTCGGGGACGGATGGGGAGAGGGACGGCGAGGGGGACGGGAAGGGGGAGGGGTAGGGGGAGGGGTCCAGTTGTGGGGGCGTGCGGCGTGGTCGAGGGGCTGCTGTGGGTCTCGGGTGCGGCCGATGGCGCGGTGGTGCTCGTGGTGCACGTGGTGCTCGTGGTGTCGTGGGGCTTCGGTGCCCGGCGGGCGGCGGATGGGCGGGTTCGTTGACGTGCCGCGACTGCCAGGATCCATCGGCGGTGCAACTCCACGCGCTCCTCGGGGGAGGCTCCGCAGAGCGCGGCGAACCGCTCGATCCCGGTGAAGTCGAGGGGAACCGCCTCGCCGACGCAGTAACGGTGCAGCGTGGAGGCATGCATGTTCAGGCGGCGGGCCAGCGCCGCGTAGCTGCGGTCCGTTCGCTCCTTCAGACGCGTCAGCAGCAACGCGAACTCCGCTACATCGTCGTGGATTTCATCCATGTGGCCCGTACTCGCATCCATCTGTCGGCCTGTGCGGTCATGTCCCGATCCGGGACGGCGTCACAGGTGCTCCCCGTACCTGTACGTCAATACGGCTGTGACGGTTTCGGGGTTGCGTCGTCCCGCTCTTTTCCTCGCTCCTCAACTGCGGCTGGTCAGGCGGGTATCCAGTCGGGCCACGGTGGTGGGACGTTACTCGCGGGGCAGAGGCCGGAGTCGCCGGGATAGCCGTCCAGCGTTCCTCGGGTCGCGAAGAACCACCATGCCGACCACACCGTCGCGACGATCACCAGCAGTGTCGGCAGTGAGCGGCGGATCGCCGTCGGCATGCGAGGCGGCAGAAGCGTCAGGCGTCGGCCGATGGCCCGGGACGCGAGGCCGACGAGTGCTTCGGCTCCCACGACGAGAGGGAGCAGGAAGTTGAGTTCGAAGCGTCCGCCCGCGTCGTAACCCGCGTCGCAGTAGGCGCGCGCCCAGACGGTCAGCGACCAGGCGACGCAGCCCATGACGGCTCCGAACAACGCTGAGCCCGCCCAGGGGAGACAGGAAGGGGATCCCGGCTCGGCTGTGTGCATGACATGACACGACATCGAACGCACGGTTCACGGTTCCGAGAAGGGCGGGACGGGACCCGGGGGGGGGAGGGCGAGGGTCGCGCGGTGTGCGACGGCGAGCGGAACGTCGCGGACCGGCGGCCGGGCGCCATCGACCCGTCATCGGGGGCGCCGTCAATGGGGATTGGTGGTCAGGGCCTCGATCAGTTGGCGGGCTCGGGTCCGGTCGGTCAGGAGGGAGTCGAGCAGGGGGCCGGTGCCCTGGTCGGGCCAGGGGTCGTCGGTGGGGGCGGGCGGGTCTGTCGTGGGGCGGGCTGTCGCCGCGTCGAGGTATTGCTTGAGGGGGCGGGGGTCGGGCTTCAGGGGGATGCGGGCGGCGGTCAGGGCCCGGTGGACCGTGGCGTGGTCCAGGCCCAGGTGGGTCAGGCGTTCGCCGCCCGTGTAGCGGAGGTCGGGGGTGGGGGCGTTCTCCGCCGCCAGGTGCGGGTAGCGGAGCGCGACCTCGTGGGTGGCCAGGATCGCCAGGAGGAGGTGTTCCGTGCCGGCCGTGCGGTGGCCGAGGCGGCGGGCCTGTTCATGGGTCTCCAGGGCGGCCCACCACGCGGGCCTCGACGCCCAGTTGACGCCGGAGGCCTTGACCAGCCATCGCTTCCAGAAGGGCAGGTGGCGGTAGTGGGTGCGGCCGAGGAGTATGTCGCGGGTGGGGTGGAGGAGCGGGGGCAGGCCGTCCTTCCGGGTGGCGCGGGCGGCGTCGAGGTGGGTCCGTACGTCCTCCGGTGCGATGCCGCAGGCGTTCAGCAGCTCCATCGCGTGGTTGTCCTCCGCCAGCAGCGCGCGCAGCAGATGAACCGCGCCGAACTTCGCGGCCCCCTCGTGTCCCGCCTGCCCCATCGCCGCGGTCAGCGCCCTGGCCGCGGCGCCCGTGAAGCGGTCGCTTCCGTCCTCCCCCAGCACCTCCCGGACGCCGACGGTCGCCTCGGTGTCGTCCGCACCGCTCCACTCGGCACCCCGGGCCCTTCTGTCCCGTAATACCGCCAACAGCGTGGTCCGCGTGGCCCCTTCGCGTTCGAGGGCTTCGCGGGCGGGCCCCTTGGACGTGGTGATGCCTGCGAGCAGGTGCTCGGTGCCGATGGCGTCTCCGTCGGCCCTCGCGCCCCGCGCCGCCCCCAGCACGCCCACGGTGTTCCAGTCAGGCTCCTTGATCGCTTCCATGCTGCCTTCCCTCATCCATCCGTCCTGCCGGTCCTGACAGACAGCCTTCCGGACCGGGGGCGTAGACCGCATCGCTCCGCAGAGGGACCCTCTTCTGCCTCTCAGGTTGCAGTCGACTCGACCGAGGGATCGTCAGCGAGGGGTAGTAAGTGAGGGGTAGTAAGCGAGGGGTAGTAAGCGGCAGTCATCGAGGGATGGTCACCCAGGTGCGGTCACCCAGGCACGGTCACCCAGGGGTGGGCGTCGCTCAGGCGCGGCCCTTCGCCGAGTCGTAGTCCCGCCGGGCCTGCGCCACCTCGTCCATCCGGTCGTTGGTCCACAGGGCCAGCGCGCGGATCTGATCGGCCGCCTCACGGCCCAGGTCCGTCAGGGAGTAGTCGACGTGGGGCGGGACCACCGGCTTGGCGTCGCGGTCGACGAGGCCGTCCCGCTCCAGGCTCTGCAGGGTCTGACCGAGCATCTTCTCGCTGACCGGGCCGACGGGCGTGATGGAGCGGCGCAGTTCGGCGAAGCGGTGCGGGCGCTCCAGCAGCCGGATCAGTACGAGGACGCCCCAGCGGCTGGTGACGTGCTCCATGGTCAGCCGCTGGGGACACAGGGCCTTGGGGCCGGGGCCGGGGCCGGAGTCAGGGCCGCGCCCGCCGGCCGCCGTGTCGTCCCTCTCGGTGC of Streptomyces phaeolivaceus contains these proteins:
- the ltrA gene encoding group II intron reverse transcriptase/maturase; protein product: MLSKENLLAALNRVEVNRGAPGVDGMTTAELRPWIAVHWPEVRAELDAGIYRPAPVRQVIIPKPGGGERMLGVPRVLDRLIQQAVAQVLVPIFDPGFSGSSFGFRPGRSAHQAVRVARRAIEDGNRWVVDLDLDRFFDRVQHDVLMARVARKVTDRRVLKLVRRYLEAGVMVDGVKTPGREGTPQGSPLSPVLSNIMLDDLDRELFRRGHRFARYADDLRIFVRSKRAAQRVLDSVTAVVEQRLKLKVNRVKSKVVPASVMTMLGFGFYFVRGGKVRVRVDPKAVERLKVRLKELTSRRWSVAMADRIAQINRFTTGWMGYFQLADTPKVFQELDKWFRRRMRQIRWKEWKRYATRRRNLRALGIGERDAREWAASSKGYWRVAKSPVLDRALPISYWDDLGLKMLKPTWQRLRPAW
- a CDS encoding AbrB/MazE/SpoVT family DNA-binding domain-containing protein, with the translated sequence MAAATFQASVRDKGQLTLPAGVREALGVSPGDELEFEINDAGVVEVHGLRKIRTDQAWFWAERWQAGEREASEDIAAGRTTRHEDVDGMFAHLDKES
- a CDS encoding ISL3 family transposase translates to MSDIEVEDVLFADLDGLRVDDVGLSEEAITVTARARAGDAACPSCGATSRRVHSGYERRLADAAVGGRPVVVHLQVRRFRCPVAACPRATFVEQINGLTFRHGRRSQRLHNVLQVVALMLAGRAGARLAEVLSADVSRSTLLRLIRALPDPPTMTPRVLGVDDFALRKGHVYGTVLIDVETRRPIDLLPDRESATLARWLADHPGVEIICRDRASGYAEGARLGAPDAVQVADRWHLYHNLTEAVERCVARHSTQLRAPEPAPSPEASAAATAELEKITEAAKAERSAHRCADRTRDRHQEIHALIGKGLTLRAISRELGLARNTVRKFARADTAEELSEGKWQGRASILDDYKPYLHQRWQEGCTSAKKLSDEITAAGFRGGYSVVRDYLKPLRAGAKPADRRRPPSVRDVTSWIARHPDNLTQDETLRLKDILARCPELNATAEHVRAFAEMMNARAGEKLGTWIDSVKASSLPELLSFVNGIGCDLRAVEAGLTLPFSSGAVEGQVNRIKMLKRQMFGRAGLALLRKRVLLAG
- a CDS encoding DUF4232 domain-containing protein, with the translated sequence MAKGGVAVCDQRVLGVSASKEPADSADARHLLLTVQNTGDKKCDLYRYPLVRLGDGRKTARVIAESDPHPGVPVTLAPGEEGYAGLVVNGPMDEYEAKSITLGLQGRKAGSSVGKPIDVPMPVETLYANDFQRVTYWTTAPGFALDFIMSR
- a CDS encoding helix-turn-helix domain-containing protein, with amino-acid sequence MDEIHDDVAEFALLLTRLKERTDRSYAALARRLNMHASTLHRYCVGEAVPLDFTGIERFAALCGASPEERVELHRRWILAVAARQRTRPSAARRAPKPHDTTSTTCTTSTTAPSAAPETHSSPSTTPHAPTTGPLPLPLPLPVPLAVPLPIRPRRRLMRSITLAASLAVALTGLTASAAGPPSGDGESTASARTAPGPSASPTHNGDSPHPSAGSPSAGTPSTGGESSASDRTTPKPSASLTGGASQQENRESADTGAPPTAPLTWTANSHIWRPECDHDYVVAKPPQQVPPPPAPQDAAAWASSLGAVHGRTTHLRISVQGRGSAAVVLEALHVRVVDRTTPAARRGIAYSMYEGCGAILIPRHFSVDLDARRPLARSIPGNETDRPSPAIDFPYQVSLQEPEVLLLSARTDSCTCDWYVELDWSSQGRTGTVRIDDHGRPFRTTDIKGLPHYWYRDPAGWVPMTTVYEEGETGDGA
- a CDS encoding Clp protease N-terminal domain-containing protein; translation: MEAIKEPDWNTVGVLGAARGARADGDAIGTEHLLAGITTSKGPAREALEREGATRTTLLAVLRDRRARGAEWSGADDTEATVGVREVLGEDGSDRFTGAAARALTAAMGQAGHEGAAKFGAVHLLRALLAEDNHAMELLNACGIAPEDVRTHLDAARATRKDGLPPLLHPTRDILLGRTHYRHLPFWKRWLVKASGVNWASRPAWWAALETHEQARRLGHRTAGTEHLLLAILATHEVALRYPHLAAENAPTPDLRYTGGERLTHLGLDHATVHRALTAARIPLKPDPRPLKQYLDAATARPTTDPPAPTDDPWPDQGTGPLLDSLLTDRTRARQLIEALTTNPH
- a CDS encoding winged helix-turn-helix transcriptional regulator; the encoded protein is MEHVTSRWGVLVLIRLLERPHRFAELRRSITPVGPVSEKMLGQTLQSLERDGLVDRDAKPVVPPHVDYSLTDLGREAADQIRALALWTNDRMDEVAQARRDYDSAKGRA